Proteins from one Tistrella bauzanensis genomic window:
- the phnN gene encoding phosphonate metabolism protein/1,5-bisphosphokinase (PRPP-forming) PhnN, which yields MTTSTSPAVDGLLCLIVGPSGAGKDTLIDRARAALAPAGGHVFVRRVITRPAGSGGEDHLAETPDGFARRAAAGDFLLHWQAHGLWYGIPAAIARDRAAGRIVVANVSRAVIDQARREAAPVRIVVVDAPDAVLAARLAARGREDAADIQARLMRARATMPVGPDVVVVDNGGDLDQATAAFIRAIGG from the coding sequence ATGACCACCAGCACGTCACCGGCCGTTGATGGCCTGCTCTGCCTGATCGTCGGCCCCTCCGGGGCCGGCAAGGACACGCTGATCGATCGGGCGCGGGCGGCTCTGGCCCCGGCCGGCGGCCATGTCTTCGTGCGCCGGGTGATCACCCGGCCGGCCGGCAGCGGTGGCGAGGATCATCTGGCCGAGACGCCGGACGGCTTCGCGCGGCGTGCGGCGGCCGGCGACTTCCTGCTGCACTGGCAGGCGCATGGCCTGTGGTATGGCATTCCGGCGGCCATCGCCCGCGACCGCGCGGCGGGGCGGATCGTGGTCGCCAATGTCTCCCGCGCGGTCATCGACCAGGCACGCCGGGAGGCGGCGCCGGTGCGCATCGTGGTGGTCGATGCGCCCGATGCTGTGCTGGCTGCGCGGCTGGCCGCCCGTGGCCGCGAGGATGCGGCCGACATCCAGGCCCGCCTGATGCGGGCGCGGGCCACGATGCCGGTCGGTCCGGATGTCGTGGTGGTCGACAATGGCGGCGATCTGGATCAGGCGACGGCCGCGTTCATCCGCGCGATCGGCGGCTGA
- a CDS encoding alpha-D-ribose 1-methylphosphonate 5-triphosphate diphosphatase yields MTFETVLTNARVVTPDAVLPAGTVVIADGRIIELSDGVSAVPGAQDLAGDLLIPGLIELHTDNLERHFAPRPGVRWPALPAVRAHDVELAAAGITTVFDAVTIGDLKQGNRGRDLADMINAVADAKARGLLRIDHRLHLRCEIAHERMQALVEPLIDHPLTAMLSIMDHTPGQRQFVNEDKYREYYMGKHGVRADEIDALIAGQKRMQMEYGPANRAFVVAEARARGYALASHDDATPAHVAEAEADGCSVAEFPTTIDAARASRDAGMAVLMGAPNFVRGGSHSGNVSARELADAGLLDVLSSDYVPASMLHAALMLGAVGGIGLAAAIRTVTDRPARAVGLDDRGRIAAGARADLVRLSVVDEHVPVVRAVWRAAERVL; encoded by the coding sequence ATGACATTCGAAACCGTTCTCACCAATGCCCGCGTGGTCACTCCCGATGCCGTGCTGCCCGCCGGCACCGTGGTCATCGCCGATGGCCGGATCATCGAGCTGTCGGACGGTGTCTCGGCGGTGCCGGGGGCGCAGGATCTGGCGGGCGATCTGCTGATCCCCGGCCTGATCGAGCTGCACACCGACAATCTGGAACGGCATTTCGCGCCGCGTCCGGGGGTGCGCTGGCCGGCGCTGCCGGCGGTGCGTGCCCATGACGTGGAACTGGCCGCGGCCGGCATCACCACGGTGTTCGATGCGGTCACCATCGGCGATCTGAAACAGGGTAATCGCGGCCGCGATCTGGCCGATATGATCAATGCGGTGGCCGATGCGAAGGCACGCGGCCTGCTTCGGATCGATCACCGGCTGCATCTGCGCTGCGAGATCGCGCATGAGCGGATGCAGGCCCTGGTCGAACCGCTGATCGATCATCCGCTGACCGCGATGCTGTCGATCATGGACCACACCCCGGGCCAGCGGCAGTTCGTGAACGAGGACAAGTACCGCGAATATTATATGGGTAAGCACGGGGTGCGCGCCGACGAGATCGACGCGCTGATCGCCGGGCAGAAGCGCATGCAGATGGAATACGGCCCCGCCAACCGCGCCTTCGTGGTGGCGGAGGCCCGGGCGCGGGGCTATGCGCTGGCGTCCCACGACGATGCGACCCCGGCCCATGTCGCCGAGGCTGAGGCCGATGGCTGTTCTGTCGCCGAATTCCCGACCACCATCGATGCCGCGCGGGCATCGCGTGATGCGGGTATGGCGGTGCTGATGGGCGCGCCCAATTTCGTGCGCGGCGGGTCGCATTCGGGCAATGTTTCGGCGCGGGAACTGGCCGATGCGGGGCTGCTCGACGTGCTGTCATCGGATTACGTGCCGGCCAGCATGCTGCATGCGGCGCTGATGCTGGGCGCGGTGGGGGGCATCGGTCTTGCCGCCGCGATCCGCACCGTCACCGACCGACCGGCGCGGGCGGTGGGGCTGGACGATCGCGGCCGGATCGCCGCAGGTGCCCGTGCCGATCTGGTGCGGCTGTCGGTTGTGGACGAGCATGTGCCGGTGGTGCGCGCGGTGTGGCGCGCGGCCGAAAGGGTGTTGTAG
- the phnL gene encoding phosphonate C-P lyase system protein PhnL yields the protein MTANDWSLKAEGIAKTFVLHTQGGTRLPVLADIDLEVAPGDCVVLDGPSGTGKSTLLKTLYANYLVDRGRVLVRHDGRVVDMCRAEPREILDVRRHTMGYVSQFLRVIPRVPTLKIVAEPLRRRGVDAATADARAADLLARLNLPERLWHLPPATFSGGEQQRVNIARGLAAGHPVLLLDEPTASLDAANVDAACGLIETARDNGAAIVAIFHDRAVRDRLATRQISLTPAGVAA from the coding sequence ATGACTGCGAACGACTGGAGCCTGAAGGCCGAAGGCATCGCCAAGACCTTCGTGCTGCACACCCAGGGCGGCACCCGCCTGCCGGTGCTGGCCGATATCGATCTTGAGGTGGCGCCGGGCGACTGCGTGGTGCTGGACGGTCCATCCGGCACCGGCAAGAGCACGCTGCTGAAGACGCTGTATGCGAACTATCTGGTCGATCGCGGCCGGGTTCTGGTGCGCCATGACGGCCGGGTGGTCGACATGTGCCGGGCGGAACCGCGCGAGATCCTCGACGTCCGGCGTCATACCATGGGCTATGTCAGTCAGTTCCTGCGGGTGATCCCGCGGGTGCCGACGCTGAAGATCGTGGCCGAACCCCTGCGCCGGCGCGGGGTTGATGCGGCCACCGCCGATGCCCGCGCCGCCGACCTGCTGGCGCGGCTGAACCTGCCCGAGCGGTTGTGGCATCTGCCGCCGGCGACGTTTTCCGGTGGTGAGCAGCAGCGGGTCAACATCGCCCGTGGTCTGGCGGCCGGTCATCCGGTGTTGCTGCTCGACGAGCCGACCGCCTCGCTCGATGCCGCCAATGTCGATGCCGCCTGCGGATTGATCGAGACCGCCCGTGACAATGGCGCCGCGATCGTGGCCATCTTTCACGACCGGGCGGTGCGCGACCGGCTCGCCACCCGACAGATTTCCCTGACGCCCGCGGGAGTTGCGGCATGA
- the phnK gene encoding phosphonate C-P lyase system protein PhnK, which translates to MQRPAAQPSAAGSPDLPLLEVSGLTKTYGGAVGCTGIDFRMWPGEVLGIVGESGSGKTTLLGLLSGSLVADSGQALYSDRGGRVHDLVTMGEAERRRLSREEWGVVHQNPRDGLRLDVSAGANVGEPLMATGARHYGRIRDRALDWLTRVEIDAGRIDDLPRTFSGGMQQRLQIARNLVIGPRLVFMDEPTGGLDVSVQARLLDLIRELNAGLGLSVMIVTHDLAVARLLADRLMVMRRGRVVEQGLTDQILDDPQHPYTQLLVSSVLQV; encoded by the coding sequence ATGCAGCGGCCAGCCGCTCAACCATCTGCCGCCGGATCGCCGGATCTCCCCTTGCTGGAGGTCAGCGGGCTGACCAAGACCTATGGCGGTGCCGTCGGCTGCACCGGCATCGATTTCCGGATGTGGCCGGGCGAGGTGCTGGGCATCGTCGGCGAAAGCGGCTCGGGCAAGACCACGCTTCTGGGCCTGTTGTCGGGCAGTCTGGTGGCCGATAGCGGCCAGGCGCTCTATAGCGACCGTGGCGGCCGGGTCCATGACCTGGTGACCATGGGCGAGGCGGAACGCCGGCGGCTGTCGCGTGAGGAATGGGGCGTGGTCCATCAGAACCCGCGCGACGGCCTCAGGCTCGATGTGTCGGCGGGCGCCAATGTCGGCGAGCCGCTGATGGCCACTGGTGCCCGCCATTACGGTCGGATCCGCGACCGCGCGCTCGACTGGCTGACCCGGGTGGAGATCGATGCCGGGCGCATCGACGATCTGCCCAGGACCTTCTCGGGCGGCATGCAGCAGCGTTTGCAGATCGCCCGCAATCTGGTGATCGGCCCGCGGCTGGTGTTCATGGACGAGCCGACCGGCGGGCTCGACGTCTCAGTGCAGGCACGGCTGCTGGATCTGATCCGCGAACTGAATGCCGGGCTCGGATTGTCGGTGATGATCGTCACCCATGACCTTGCCGTCGCACGGCTTCTGGCCGACCGGCTGATGGTGATGCGTCGCGGCCGGGTGGTGGAGCAGGGGTTGACCGACCAGATTCTCGATGATCCGCAGCATCCCTATACCCAGCTGCTGGTGTCGTCGGTGCTTCAGGTCTGA
- a CDS encoding alpha-D-ribose 1-methylphosphonate 5-phosphate C-P-lyase PhnJ has product MTAILQDRPATDAAADTGYNFAYLDEQTKRMIRRAILKAVAIPGYQVPFASREMPLPYGWGTGGIQVTAAILGQDDVLKVIDQGADDTTNAVSIRRFFARTAGVATTEHTADATIIQTRHRVPEAPLTDSQILVYQVPIPEPLRWLEPRETETRRMHALAEYGAMHVKLYEDIARHGRIATTYDYPVMVAGRHLARPSPIPKFDNPKLDDAPFLQLFGAGREKRIYAIPPHTTVRSLDFDDHPFAVEGWDRPCALCGATDSYLDEVVIDDAGGRMYVCSDTDYCGGRRAEGHEGPAFSPEPAIDRETEE; this is encoded by the coding sequence AGGACCGGCCGGCCACCGATGCCGCCGCCGATACCGGCTATAACTTTGCGTATCTGGACGAACAGACCAAGCGGATGATCCGCCGCGCCATCCTGAAGGCGGTGGCGATACCCGGCTATCAGGTGCCGTTCGCCAGCCGTGAGATGCCGCTGCCTTATGGCTGGGGCACCGGTGGCATCCAGGTGACCGCCGCCATCCTCGGTCAAGACGACGTGCTGAAGGTGATCGATCAGGGGGCCGACGATACCACCAATGCGGTGTCGATCCGGCGGTTCTTCGCCCGCACCGCAGGCGTCGCCACCACCGAGCACACCGCCGACGCCACCATCATCCAGACCCGCCATCGTGTGCCCGAGGCCCCGCTGACCGACAGCCAGATCCTGGTCTATCAGGTGCCGATCCCCGAGCCGCTGCGCTGGCTGGAGCCGCGCGAGACCGAGACCCGGCGGATGCATGCGCTGGCCGAATACGGCGCCATGCATGTGAAGCTGTACGAGGATATCGCCCGCCACGGCCGCATCGCCACCACCTATGACTATCCGGTGATGGTGGCGGGGCGGCATCTGGCGCGGCCGTCGCCGATCCCCAAATTCGACAATCCCAAGCTCGACGACGCGCCGTTCCTGCAATTGTTCGGCGCCGGGCGCGAGAAGCGGATCTATGCCATCCCGCCGCACACCACGGTACGCAGCCTCGATTTCGACGATCATCCGTTCGCGGTCGAGGGCTGGGACCGGCCATGCGCCCTGTGCGGTGCCACCGACAGCTATCTGGACGAAGTCGTGATCGATGATGCCGGCGGGCGGATGTATGTCTGCTCCGACACCGATTACTGTGGCGGCCGGCGCGCCGAGGGTCATGAAGGCCCGGCGTTCTCGCCGGAGCCGGCCATCGATCGGGAGACGGAAGAATGA